In Thauera sedimentorum, a single genomic region encodes these proteins:
- a CDS encoding LysR family transcriptional regulator translates to MTWLPAWQSFVRVVEGGSMAAAARALGCTRAQISKQIAELERGFGARLFERSTRRLALTPAGEVFHQHALRALEAVANTELAVRNLGDTPRGILRVSATVSFGRHCVAPLLPAITAAHPELEIELILTDQLVDLVGDPIGPVDLALRMTRMPPEDAVARRVVSLRRVVCAAPAYLARHGTPRSPQELLQHRCMSYVLGDNKTWSLLDERGAEALVPVRSAINFNNADCMLDAVLAGHGIAILPTYLCHRELADGRLRTVLDGFEPNIVFGRDLYACYTPSRVRLPKVKVFLDALLREFQPVPPWERTPGGGLRGG, encoded by the coding sequence ATGACCTGGCTTCCCGCCTGGCAGAGCTTCGTGCGCGTCGTCGAAGGCGGCAGCATGGCCGCCGCCGCACGTGCGCTGGGCTGCACCCGCGCGCAGATCAGCAAGCAGATCGCCGAGCTCGAGCGCGGCTTCGGCGCACGCCTGTTCGAACGCTCCACCCGCCGGCTCGCGCTGACGCCGGCCGGCGAGGTCTTTCACCAGCACGCCCTGCGTGCGCTCGAGGCAGTGGCCAACACCGAGCTCGCGGTGCGCAACCTCGGCGATACGCCGCGCGGCATCCTGCGGGTGAGCGCCACGGTGAGCTTCGGCCGGCATTGTGTGGCGCCGCTGCTGCCGGCGATCACTGCCGCGCACCCGGAGCTGGAGATCGAACTGATCCTCACCGATCAGCTGGTGGATCTGGTCGGCGACCCCATCGGCCCGGTCGACCTGGCGCTGCGCATGACCCGCATGCCGCCCGAGGACGCGGTGGCGCGCCGGGTGGTCAGCCTGCGCCGGGTGGTCTGCGCCGCGCCCGCCTATCTCGCGCGCCACGGCACGCCCCGCAGCCCGCAGGAACTGCTGCAGCACCGGTGCATGAGCTATGTGCTGGGCGACAACAAGACCTGGTCGCTGCTCGACGAACGCGGGGCGGAGGCGCTGGTGCCGGTGCGCAGCGCGATCAACTTCAACAACGCCGACTGCATGCTCGATGCGGTGCTTGCCGGCCACGGCATCGCCATCCTGCCCACCTACCTGTGTCACCGCGAACTGGCCGACGGGCGCTTGCGCACGGTGCTGGACGGTTTCGAGCCGAACATCGTCTTCGGCCGCGACCTCTACGCCTGCTACACGCCCAGCCGTGTGCGGCTACCCAAGGTCAAGGTCTTCCTCGACGCGCTGCTGCGCGAATTCCAGCCGGTGCCGCCCTGGGAGCGCACGCCGGGTGGCGGCCTCAGGGGCGGATGA
- a CDS encoding CoA-binding protein, whose product MDDIDGLRRVLLDCRSIAVVGLSANWHRPSFFAAKYMQERGYTIIPVNPAYDEILGQKCYPSLRDIPVPVDMVDVFRKPADVPPLADDALAIGARVFWMQLGVINEDAARQAEAGGMQVVMDRCVKIEYARLFGGLNWAGVNTGVISAKRPILPASR is encoded by the coding sequence ATCGACGACATTGACGGACTGCGCCGGGTGCTGCTGGACTGCCGCAGCATCGCAGTGGTGGGCCTGTCGGCCAACTGGCACCGCCCCAGCTTCTTTGCCGCCAAGTACATGCAGGAGCGCGGCTACACGATCATCCCGGTCAATCCCGCCTACGACGAGATCCTCGGCCAGAAGTGCTACCCCAGCCTGCGCGACATCCCGGTGCCGGTCGACATGGTGGACGTGTTCCGCAAGCCCGCGGACGTGCCGCCGCTGGCCGATGACGCGCTGGCCATCGGCGCCAGGGTGTTCTGGATGCAGCTCGGGGTGATCAACGAGGACGCCGCCCGGCAGGCCGAAGCGGGCGGCATGCAGGTGGTCATGGACCGCTGCGTGAAGATCGAATACGCGCGCCTGTTCGGCGGCCTGAACTGGGCCGGGGTAAACACCGGGGTGATCTCCGCCAAGCGCCCCATCCTGCCGGCCAGCCGCTAG
- a CDS encoding 50S ribosomal protein L25/general stress protein Ctc: MQIEFKATQREEQGSSASRRLRRAGQVPGIIYGGDVAATPITMDHNEMYHLLNKEAFHASVLTIDLEGKKQTVVLRDSQWHAYKPQVLHIDFQRVDADHKIHLKVPLHFVNGDNSPAVKLGGGMISHVINELDVQCLPANLPEFIEVDLGGLEADQSIHVSQIKLPKGVELVVHGEGDPVVVTVLKTKGEAAAEEESAEG, translated from the coding sequence ATGCAAATCGAGTTCAAGGCTACCCAGCGCGAGGAACAGGGATCGAGTGCGAGCCGCCGCCTGCGTCGCGCCGGCCAGGTGCCCGGCATCATCTACGGTGGCGACGTTGCCGCCACGCCGATCACCATGGATCACAACGAGATGTACCACCTGCTCAACAAGGAAGCCTTCCACGCTTCCGTGCTGACCATCGACCTGGAAGGCAAGAAGCAGACCGTCGTCCTGCGCGACAGCCAGTGGCACGCCTACAAGCCGCAAGTGCTGCACATCGACTTCCAGCGCGTCGACGCCGACCACAAGATCCACCTGAAGGTGCCGCTGCACTTCGTGAACGGTGACAACAGCCCGGCCGTCAAGCTCGGCGGCGGCATGATCTCCCACGTGATCAACGAACTGGACGTGCAGTGCCTGCCGGCCAACCTGCCCGAGTTCATCGAAGTCGACCTCGGCGGCCTGGAAGCCGACCAGTCCATCCACGTGTCGCAGATCAAGCTGCCGAAGGGCGTCGAGCTGGTGGTCCATGGCGAAGGCGACCCGGTCGTGGTCACCGTGCTGAAGACCAAGGGCGAAGCTGCGGCCGAAGAAGAAAGCGCCGAAGGCTGA
- a CDS encoding MFS transporter codes for MFHTLRRPEVLFVTLAAAGILAITMGARQSLGLFVSPLNTTTGLGIASISLALAVAQFTWGAIQPIAGAAADRWGPRAVLIGGILFLAAGSAITPFMDSTWGLIFSLGLLSAIGSGAGSFSVLIGAAAQRLPPEARGAASGVINAGGSFGQFVFAPVLQKLIQAFGWMGAMWSMAVMTLLALPLIGKVAKPGQAPAHHLEEDTGILRAIRNALGDRSYLLLHAGFFTCGFHIAFLVTHLPGEVDLCGLPPTVASWSLAIIGLANIFGSLYAGSAISRYRSRNVLAAMYGSRAVLVALYLMAPKTEWTFYLFAAGLGFTWLATVPPTAALVGKLFGVRYLATLFGLTLLSHQVGGFLGAWLGGISITLTGDYSWMWYADIALAAAAALLNLPIREAPVVRAAAAA; via the coding sequence ATGTTCCATACCCTCCGCCGCCCCGAGGTGCTCTTCGTCACCCTCGCCGCCGCCGGCATCCTCGCCATCACCATGGGCGCGCGCCAGTCTCTGGGCCTGTTCGTCAGCCCGCTCAACACCACCACCGGGCTGGGGATCGCCTCGATCAGCCTGGCGCTCGCGGTCGCGCAGTTCACCTGGGGCGCGATCCAGCCGATCGCCGGCGCCGCGGCCGACCGCTGGGGCCCGCGCGCGGTGCTGATCGGCGGCATCCTGTTCCTCGCCGCGGGCAGCGCGATTACGCCCTTCATGGATTCGACCTGGGGACTGATCTTCTCGCTCGGCCTGCTGTCGGCCATCGGCTCGGGCGCGGGCAGCTTCTCGGTGCTGATCGGCGCGGCCGCCCAGCGCCTGCCGCCGGAGGCGCGCGGCGCGGCCTCCGGGGTGATCAATGCCGGTGGCTCCTTCGGGCAGTTCGTGTTCGCCCCGGTGCTGCAGAAGCTGATCCAGGCTTTCGGCTGGATGGGAGCGATGTGGTCGATGGCGGTGATGACCCTGCTGGCGCTGCCGCTGATCGGCAAGGTCGCCAAGCCTGGCCAGGCGCCGGCGCACCACCTGGAGGAGGACACCGGCATCCTGCGTGCGATCCGTAACGCGCTGGGCGACCGCAGCTACCTGCTGCTGCACGCAGGCTTCTTCACCTGCGGCTTCCACATCGCCTTCCTGGTCACCCACTTGCCCGGCGAGGTCGACCTGTGCGGCCTGCCGCCCACGGTGGCGAGCTGGTCGCTGGCGATCATCGGCCTGGCCAACATCTTCGGCAGCCTGTACGCCGGCTCGGCGATCTCGCGCTACCGTAGCCGCAACGTGCTGGCGGCGATGTACGGCTCGCGCGCCGTGCTGGTGGCGCTCTACCTGATGGCGCCGAAGACCGAATGGACCTTCTACCTGTTCGCCGCCGGCCTGGGCTTCACCTGGCTGGCCACCGTGCCGCCCACCGCGGCCCTGGTCGGCAAGCTGTTCGGCGTGCGCTATCTCGCCACCCTGTTCGGCCTCACGCTGCTCTCGCACCAGGTCGGCGGTTTCCTCGGCGCCTGGCTGGGCGGCATCAGCATCACCCTGACCGGCGACTACAGCTGGATGTGGTACGCGGACATTGCCCTCGCAGCGGCCGCCGCGCTGCTGAACCTGCCGATCCGCGAGGCGCCGGTGGTGCGCGCCGCGGCAGCGGCCTGA
- the gluQRS gene encoding tRNA glutamyl-Q(34) synthetase GluQRS, translating to MTPPVQPYVGRFAPSPTGPLHFGSLVAATGSYLDARHHGGRWLLRIEDVDAPRCIPGAAEGILRTLERFGFEWDGEPVWQSRRTTAYADALERLKAGGHAYACACTRRELAEAPLARDGSRIYPGTCRNGPPPGRLARAWRVRVAGSIAFDDAVQGAQEEDLERELGDFVVLRADGLFAYQLAVVVDDADAGVTHVVRGADLLDSTGRQRYLQRLLGMAELHYAHLPLATNAAGEKLSKQTLASAIDEQPAAAALLAALAFLGQNPPSQLAGATLAEIWQWARAHWSLARVPRRHAIPAPGLQGFPPPTTEKSNG from the coding sequence ATGACCCCGCCCGTCCAGCCCTACGTCGGCCGCTTCGCCCCCTCGCCTACCGGACCCTTGCACTTCGGTTCGCTGGTCGCGGCCACCGGCAGCTACCTCGATGCACGCCACCATGGCGGACGCTGGCTGCTGCGCATCGAGGACGTGGACGCACCGCGCTGCATCCCCGGCGCGGCCGAGGGCATCCTGCGCACGCTCGAGCGCTTCGGCTTCGAGTGGGACGGCGAGCCGGTGTGGCAGAGCCGGCGCACCACGGCCTACGCCGACGCGCTCGAGCGCCTGAAAGCCGGCGGCCACGCCTACGCCTGCGCCTGCACCCGTCGCGAGCTGGCCGAAGCCCCGCTGGCGCGCGACGGTTCGCGCATCTACCCCGGCACCTGCCGCAACGGCCCGCCCCCCGGGCGGCTGGCGCGGGCCTGGCGGGTTCGCGTCGCCGGCAGCATTGCCTTCGACGACGCGGTACAGGGCGCCCAGGAAGAGGACCTGGAGCGCGAGCTTGGCGATTTCGTGGTGCTGCGCGCCGACGGCCTGTTCGCCTACCAGCTAGCGGTGGTCGTGGACGATGCCGACGCCGGCGTCACCCACGTGGTGCGCGGCGCCGACCTGCTCGATTCCACCGGCCGCCAGCGCTACCTGCAGCGCCTGCTCGGCATGGCCGAGCTGCACTACGCCCATCTGCCGCTGGCCACCAATGCCGCGGGCGAGAAGCTCTCCAAACAGACCCTGGCGAGCGCCATCGATGAGCAGCCCGCCGCGGCCGCGCTGCTGGCGGCGCTGGCCTTTCTGGGCCAGAATCCCCCGTCGCAGCTTGCCGGCGCGACGCTTGCCGAGATCTGGCAGTGGGCACGGGCGCACTGGTCGCTCGCACGCGTACCCCGCCGGCACGCCATCCCGGCCCCCGGCCTGCAAGGCTTTCCGCCACCGACTACGGAGAAATCGAACGGATGA
- a CDS encoding HDOD domain-containing protein: MTRLEALRHIAEQAARGELDFPTDVAVSLRVRTALDDPDCHVDAAARLVQAEPLLAARVVAMANSVAYNRSGRQIADVRSAVTRLGFATLRSLAMALVTRQMAGRPGSPVRQRAAAQLWAHTTQVAALARVIAQKVTKQNPDTALFAGLVHEIGGFYLLSRAEAYPVLLEALDPAVPAPAADPAGGQDGVDDPEGEIERELSLIILRRLAVPEEIVSAVSACGEGYLALPPAGLGDTLLLADELTAVRSPLRRGEAGMDGERALGSVDLAVGEDTLAEILRVAQDEVGSLTQALAF; encoded by the coding sequence ATGACCCGACTCGAAGCCCTCAGGCACATCGCGGAGCAGGCCGCACGCGGCGAACTGGATTTCCCCACCGATGTGGCGGTGAGCCTGCGCGTGCGTACCGCGCTGGACGACCCGGACTGCCATGTCGACGCCGCAGCGCGCCTGGTGCAGGCCGAGCCGCTGCTGGCCGCGCGCGTGGTGGCGATGGCCAACTCGGTGGCCTACAACCGCTCGGGGCGGCAGATCGCCGACGTGCGCAGCGCGGTCACCCGCCTGGGGTTCGCCACCCTGCGCAGCCTGGCGATGGCGCTGGTCACCCGGCAGATGGCAGGGCGCCCGGGCAGCCCGGTCCGGCAACGCGCCGCCGCCCAGCTGTGGGCGCATACCACCCAGGTGGCGGCCCTGGCGCGGGTGATCGCGCAGAAGGTGACGAAGCAGAATCCGGACACCGCGCTGTTTGCCGGGCTGGTGCATGAGATCGGCGGCTTCTATCTCCTGTCGCGCGCCGAGGCCTACCCGGTGCTGCTCGAGGCGCTCGATCCGGCGGTGCCGGCGCCGGCCGCAGACCCGGCCGGGGGGCAGGACGGCGTCGACGATCCGGAGGGCGAGATCGAGCGTGAGCTGTCGCTGATCATCCTGCGCCGCCTGGCGGTGCCCGAGGAGATCGTCTCGGCCGTGTCCGCCTGTGGCGAAGGCTATCTGGCCTTGCCGCCGGCGGGCTTGGGCGACACCTTGCTGCTCGCCGACGAGCTGACCGCGGTGCGTTCTCCCCTGCGTCGCGGAGAGGCCGGGATGGACGGTGAGCGGGCCCTGGGCAGCGTGGACCTGGCGGTCGGCGAGGACACGCTGGCGGAGATCCTCCGCGTGGCGCAGGACGAGGTCGGTTCGCTGACCCAGGCGCTGGCCTTCTGA
- the ychF gene encoding redox-regulated ATPase YchF yields the protein MSLKCGIVGLPNVGKSTLFNALTKAGIEAANYPFCTIEPNVGIVEVPDPRLAALSEIVKPQKIQPAIVEFVDIAGLVAGASKGEGLGNQFLANIRETDAIVHVVRCFADDNVVHVSGNVDPIRDIEVIDTELALADLATVEKAINRYKRPAASGDKEAKVLLAVLEKCYAQLDQGKPVRALDFAKEELASLRQFCLITQKPVLYAANVAEDGFDNNPHLDAVRAHAAAEGAEVVALCAAIEAEIADLEDADKKDFLESMGLEEPGLDRLIRAGYKLLGLQTYFTAGVKEVRAWTIHVGDTAPQAAGVIHTDFERGFIRAQTIAFEDFIQYKGEAGAKEAGKMRAEGKEYVVKDGDVLNFLFNV from the coding sequence ATGAGCCTGAAATGCGGAATCGTCGGCCTGCCCAACGTCGGCAAGTCGACCCTGTTCAACGCCCTGACCAAGGCGGGCATCGAAGCGGCCAACTACCCCTTCTGCACCATCGAGCCCAACGTCGGCATCGTCGAAGTGCCTGACCCGCGCCTCGCCGCGCTGTCCGAGATCGTCAAGCCGCAGAAGATCCAGCCGGCCATCGTCGAATTCGTCGACATCGCCGGCCTGGTGGCCGGTGCCTCCAAGGGCGAAGGCCTGGGCAACCAGTTCCTGGCCAACATCCGCGAGACCGACGCCATCGTGCACGTGGTGCGCTGCTTCGCCGACGACAACGTGGTGCACGTGTCGGGCAATGTGGACCCGATCCGCGACATCGAGGTCATCGACACCGAACTCGCACTGGCCGACCTGGCCACCGTGGAGAAGGCGATCAACCGCTACAAGCGGCCCGCCGCCTCCGGTGACAAGGAAGCCAAGGTCCTGCTCGCGGTGCTGGAGAAGTGCTACGCCCAGCTCGACCAGGGCAAGCCGGTGCGCGCGCTCGACTTCGCCAAGGAAGAGCTCGCCAGCCTGCGCCAGTTCTGCCTGATCACCCAGAAGCCGGTGCTGTACGCCGCCAACGTGGCCGAGGACGGGTTCGACAACAACCCGCATCTGGATGCGGTGCGCGCCCACGCCGCCGCCGAAGGCGCCGAGGTGGTCGCCCTGTGCGCCGCCATCGAGGCCGAGATCGCCGACCTGGAAGACGCCGACAAGAAGGATTTCCTGGAGTCCATGGGCCTGGAAGAGCCCGGCCTGGACCGCCTGATCCGCGCCGGCTACAAGCTGCTCGGCCTGCAGACCTACTTCACCGCCGGGGTCAAGGAAGTGCGCGCGTGGACCATCCACGTGGGCGACACCGCCCCGCAGGCCGCCGGCGTGATCCACACCGACTTCGAGCGCGGCTTCATCCGCGCGCAGACCATCGCCTTCGAGGACTTCATCCAGTACAAGGGTGAGGCCGGCGCCAAGGAAGCCGGCAAGATGCGCGCCGAAGGCAAGGAGTACGTGGTCAAGGACGGCGACGTGTTGAACTTCCTGTTCAACGTCTGA
- a CDS encoding RuBisCO large subunit C-terminal-like domain-containing protein, whose product MHRLQASYRIRCTAAEIERRAAALAVEQSVEMPTAAIADQRILEHIVGRVESIEADGEAHFRVVLGLALDTTGLEAGQLMNMLFGNCSLQPEVELLDVELPPAALEGFGGPRFGIAGLRERCGVATRRPLSCSALKPQGSSPEALAALAGELAAAGIDIVKDDHGLADQVDAPFARRVVAVQRAIDAANRATGHRCVYAPSLGGGPRRLREQLRIAREAGVGMLMLAPMVSGLGALQELAEEGLPLLAHPALGGATRIAPPALIGKLFRLAGADAVIFPNHGGRFSYTPQTCRAIAEAARAPWGTLPAALPVPAGGMTPARVEEMVAFYGTDVMLLIGGALLEAGDLRGAAQAFVQRVHAAGEAR is encoded by the coding sequence ATGCACAGACTGCAGGCAAGCTACCGCATCCGCTGCACGGCCGCCGAGATCGAGCGCCGCGCCGCCGCCCTGGCGGTGGAACAGAGCGTGGAGATGCCCACTGCGGCCATCGCCGACCAGCGCATCCTCGAGCACATCGTCGGCCGCGTCGAATCCATCGAGGCCGACGGCGAGGCGCATTTCCGCGTCGTCCTCGGCCTGGCCCTCGACACCACCGGCCTCGAGGCCGGACAGCTGATGAACATGCTGTTCGGCAACTGCTCGCTGCAGCCCGAAGTCGAACTGCTCGATGTCGAGCTCCCCCCTGCGGCGCTGGAAGGTTTTGGCGGGCCGCGCTTCGGCATCGCCGGCCTGCGCGAGCGCTGCGGCGTCGCCACCCGCCGCCCGCTGAGCTGCAGCGCGCTGAAGCCGCAGGGCAGCAGCCCCGAGGCGCTGGCCGCGCTGGCCGGCGAGCTGGCGGCCGCCGGCATCGACATCGTCAAGGACGATCATGGCCTGGCCGACCAGGTCGACGCGCCCTTCGCCCGCCGGGTCGTGGCGGTGCAGCGCGCCATCGACGCGGCCAACCGCGCCACCGGCCACCGCTGCGTGTACGCGCCCAGCCTGGGCGGCGGACCGCGGCGGCTGCGCGAGCAGCTGCGTATCGCCCGCGAGGCGGGGGTCGGCATGCTGATGCTCGCGCCCATGGTCTCCGGCCTCGGCGCGCTGCAGGAACTGGCCGAAGAGGGCCTGCCGCTGCTCGCTCACCCGGCGCTGGGCGGCGCCACGCGCATCGCCCCGCCGGCGCTGATCGGCAAGCTGTTCCGCCTGGCGGGCGCCGACGCGGTGATCTTTCCCAACCACGGCGGGCGCTTCAGCTACACGCCGCAGACCTGCCGGGCGATTGCCGAGGCGGCGCGCGCGCCCTGGGGCACACTGCCGGCTGCCCTGCCGGTGCCGGCCGGCGGCATGACCCCGGCGCGGGTCGAGGAAATGGTGGCGTTCTACGGCACGGACGTGATGTTGCTGATCGGCGGTGCGCTGCTCGAGGCCGGTGACCTGCGCGGCGCTGCGCAGGCCTTCGTGCAGCGCGTGCACGCTGCGGGAGAAGCACGATGA
- the clsB gene encoding cardiolipin synthase ClsB yields MTRFVAGNALTLLETGQDYFPALIGALDAATREVFLETYIFENDGVGRRVASALGRAAQRGVRVRVLVDGFGGRSFVRELMPVLEADGVQVLIYRREVRALSLRRHRLRRMHRKLVVVDGEVAFVGGINIIDDFDRGAPERPRFDYALQVRGPVLEQILAAVHRLWRLVSWANFRRRLNEPLLAPARTEPAGRLRAAFVIRDNIRHRRDIEDAYLAAIGRARHEVVIACAYFFPGRRFRRALVEAARRGVKVTLLLQGLADHPVLASASRALYPHFLALGIRLFEYHSSYLHAKVAVVDGRWATVGSSNIDPFSLLLAREANLLVEDGSFARDLRISLERAIQEGGRELHHGAWHRQGRLRRLGSWLAYQFVRLAIGVAGYGGKH; encoded by the coding sequence GTGACCCGTTTCGTCGCCGGCAACGCGCTCACCCTGCTGGAGACCGGCCAGGATTACTTCCCGGCGCTGATCGGGGCACTCGATGCCGCCACCCGGGAGGTCTTCCTGGAGACCTACATCTTCGAGAACGACGGCGTCGGTCGCCGGGTGGCCAGCGCGCTCGGCCGTGCAGCGCAGCGCGGGGTGCGGGTGCGGGTGCTGGTCGACGGCTTCGGCGGGCGCAGCTTCGTGCGCGAGCTGATGCCGGTGCTGGAGGCCGACGGGGTGCAGGTGCTGATCTACCGGCGCGAGGTGCGCGCGCTCTCGCTGCGCCGCCACCGCCTGCGGCGCATGCATCGCAAGCTGGTGGTGGTCGATGGCGAGGTGGCCTTCGTCGGCGGCATCAACATCATCGACGACTTCGACCGCGGCGCACCGGAGCGGCCGCGCTTCGACTACGCGCTGCAGGTGCGGGGGCCGGTGCTCGAGCAGATCCTGGCCGCGGTGCACCGTCTGTGGCGGCTCGTTTCATGGGCCAACTTCCGCCGCCGGCTCAACGAACCGCTGCTGGCGCCGGCGCGCACCGAACCGGCCGGCCGGCTGCGCGCCGCCTTCGTCATCCGCGACAACATCCGCCACCGGCGCGACATCGAGGACGCCTACCTGGCGGCCATCGGCCGGGCGCGGCACGAGGTGGTGATCGCCTGCGCCTATTTCTTCCCCGGCCGGCGCTTTCGCCGCGCCCTGGTCGAGGCGGCGCGCCGTGGCGTGAAGGTGACCCTGCTGCTGCAGGGGCTGGCCGACCATCCGGTGCTGGCGAGCGCCAGCCGCGCGCTCTACCCGCATTTTCTGGCTCTGGGCATCCGCCTGTTCGAGTATCACAGCAGCTATCTGCACGCCAAGGTGGCGGTGGTCGACGGGCGCTGGGCGACGGTGGGGTCGAGCAACATCGACCCCTTCAGCCTGCTGCTGGCGCGCGAGGCCAACCTGCTGGTCGAGGACGGCAGCTTTGCGCGGGATCTGCGGATCAGCCTGGAGCGGGCAATACAGGAAGGCGGCCGCGAACTGCATCACGGCGCCTGGCACCGCCAGGGGCGGCTGCGCCGCCTGGGCAGCTGGCTGGCCTACCAGTTCGTGCGCCTGGCGATCGGCGTGGCGGGCTATGGCGGCAAGCACTGA
- a CDS encoding endonuclease/exonuclease/phosphatase family protein — MKLRICTYNIHKGFSQFNRRMVVHELRERLRSLDVDLVFLQEVQGLHLGHAARHMNWPAHPQHEFLAEDIWHQTAYGGNAVYDHGHHGNAILSRHLILSTDNQDVSDHRFERRGLLHCEVELPGLAQQVHCVCVHLGLMAGSRRRQMEALAERMERLATDGAPMIIAGDFNDWRNHADEILGRRLGLVEAFGTGRGRPARSFPSRLPVFRLDRIYVRGFDVRDAQVHFGPPWSQLSDHAALTAELELSA; from the coding sequence ATGAAGCTGCGCATCTGCACCTACAACATCCACAAGGGATTCTCGCAGTTCAACCGCCGCATGGTGGTGCACGAGCTGCGCGAGCGTCTGCGCAGCCTGGACGTGGACCTGGTGTTCCTGCAGGAGGTGCAGGGGCTGCACCTGGGGCATGCGGCGCGCCACATGAACTGGCCGGCCCATCCGCAGCACGAGTTCCTGGCCGAGGACATCTGGCATCAGACGGCCTACGGCGGCAACGCGGTCTACGACCACGGCCACCATGGCAATGCCATCCTCAGCCGCCACCTGATCCTGAGCACCGACAACCAGGACGTGTCCGACCACCGCTTCGAGCGCCGCGGCCTGCTGCATTGCGAGGTGGAGCTTCCCGGCCTCGCGCAGCAGGTGCATTGCGTGTGCGTGCATCTCGGCCTGATGGCAGGCAGCCGGCGCCGGCAGATGGAAGCGCTGGCCGAGCGCATGGAGCGGCTGGCGACCGACGGCGCACCAATGATCATTGCCGGGGACTTCAACGACTGGCGCAACCACGCCGACGAGATCCTCGGGCGCCGGCTCGGGCTGGTGGAGGCCTTCGGCACCGGGCGCGGGCGCCCCGCGCGCAGCTTTCCCAGCCGCCTGCCGGTGTTCCGGCTCGACCGCATCTACGTGCGCGGCTTCGACGTGCGCGACGCGCAGGTGCACTTCGGCCCGCCCTGGTCGCAGCTGTCCGACCACGCCGCGCTGACCGCCGAGCTGGAGCTCTCTGCGTGA
- a CDS encoding cupin domain-containing protein yields MSHQVFRKARPARRWEQVEVLDYKPEGSAPFRDISRQLLFRTEALGCELRYFEIGPGGHSTLERHQHEHAVMILSGGGACLVDGEVRAVGVHDLIHIPAMSWHQFRASEGGHLGFLCMVNVERDRPQLPGAADLAELRRDPKVAAFIRP; encoded by the coding sequence ATGAGCCACCAGGTTTTCCGCAAGGCCCGCCCGGCCCGACGCTGGGAGCAGGTCGAGGTGCTCGACTACAAGCCGGAAGGCAGCGCGCCCTTCCGCGACATCAGCCGCCAGCTGCTGTTCCGTACCGAAGCGCTGGGCTGCGAGCTGCGCTACTTCGAGATCGGCCCCGGCGGCCATTCGACGCTGGAGCGCCATCAGCACGAGCACGCGGTGATGATCCTGTCCGGCGGCGGCGCCTGCCTGGTGGACGGCGAAGTGCGCGCGGTCGGCGTGCACGATCTGATCCATATCCCGGCGATGAGCTGGCACCAGTTCCGCGCCAGCGAGGGCGGTCATCTGGGCTTTCTGTGCATGGTCAATGTCGAGCGCGACCGCCCGCAACTGCCCGGCGCGGCGGACCTCGCCGAACTGCGGCGCGACCCGAAGGTCGCCGCCTTCATCCGCCCCTGA
- the pth gene encoding aminoacyl-tRNA hydrolase — protein sequence MTAAAPRLIVGLGNPGSQYTETRHNAGFWFCERLADQLGARFSHESRFHGLVANAREAGVWLLMPQTYMNRSGQAVGALARFYRIQPAEILVVHDELDIPPGQLRLKFGGGLGGHNGLKDTSAHLGTNDYWRLRIGIGHPGDRNEVVNYVLKPARREEQVSIDEAIDRALAAWSRIAAGDWSSATQRLNARPAAPKPPKAPKAPAAPDTPKDETTP from the coding sequence ATGACCGCTGCAGCCCCGCGCCTCATCGTCGGCCTCGGCAATCCGGGCAGCCAGTACACCGAAACCCGGCACAATGCCGGGTTTTGGTTTTGTGAGCGCCTCGCCGACCAGCTCGGCGCCCGCTTCAGCCACGAGTCGCGCTTCCACGGCCTGGTGGCCAACGCGCGCGAAGCCGGCGTGTGGCTGCTGATGCCGCAGACCTACATGAACCGCTCCGGCCAGGCGGTCGGCGCGCTGGCGCGCTTCTACCGCATCCAGCCTGCCGAGATCCTCGTCGTCCATGACGAGCTCGACATCCCGCCCGGCCAGCTGCGCCTGAAGTTCGGCGGCGGGCTCGGCGGCCACAACGGCCTCAAGGACACCTCGGCCCACCTCGGCACCAACGACTACTGGCGACTGCGCATCGGCATCGGCCATCCGGGCGACCGCAACGAGGTGGTGAACTACGTGCTCAAGCCCGCAAGGCGCGAGGAGCAGGTCTCCATCGACGAAGCCATCGACCGCGCGCTCGCCGCCTGGTCGCGGATCGCCGCCGGCGACTGGAGTTCGGCGACCCAGCGCCTGAACGCCCGCCCCGCCGCCCCCAAACCCCCGAAAGCCCCCAAGGCGCCCGCCGCCCCGGACACACCCAAGGACGAAACCACGCCATGA